TTTCAGCCCGGTATCAGTGAGATCCGCCATCTGGAGCGTAATGACGTCGTTGTCGGGATCGGCACCAGGACCGACGTGAATGTCGAAGGTTGCACTCGCCGCATCCGCATTCAGCAACTCCTTCTCGTTGAAGGTGGTGCTGTTGGCCGTACGCTCGATTTCTTCAATAAGCTGCGCGAACTCCTTGTTCAGCAACTGCCGGTCCGGATCGTCCAGGGTATCGCTCGCCGCCTGAACGGCCAGCTCCCGCATGCGCTGGAGCATGTCCTGAATCTTCTGCGCACCGCCCTCGGCCGTCTGGATTAGGGACACGCCGTCCTGTGCATTCCGAACGGCCATATTCAGGCCGCGGATCTGAGCACGCATCTTCTCCGATACCGCGAGGCCGGCCGCGTCGTCGGCAGCCCGGTTGACCCGGTAGCCCGAGGACAGCTTCTCCAAGGACTTAGTCATGGCACCGTGGTTGATGGTCAGCGCACGCCATGCATTCAGTGCAGCCAGGTTCGTGTTGATACGCACGTTAGCAGCCTCCTTGCTCCTGTTGTACTCGTCGCACCCAGATGACGCCCCGGCATCCCTGCCGGCCGGTATTGAAGATCATCGCCACCTGGTTCGACAATCTATGAATGAATACGGCAGGGCCTAGAATTAATCTCGAGTCGACGCGATTAGCGTCACTTCAGGCGGGGTTTTCCCGCATAATCGTCAAATAGCTCGCTGTTTCATCCCGTTCGGCCTACCGCTTTTCGTCTAACATCCGACCAGCGTGCCCAGATTTCATGACTCGCCGTGCACTGCGAGCCGCCGACCTTGCCTGCGCCGCGGCATTCGAAATCCGCGCCAGCTCAGCCATGAACCGGCGCATCTCGGCGTCGAGCGCCTGCTGTTGCTGAGTAAGGGCTTGAAGCTCCTCACGAAATCGGACTTCGTCCCCTGGCAGGAACAGCGAAACCGCCGCCTGCACCGCCGCATCCCGGCGACTAACGAGTTCGTCCACCTGGTCCACCGTCGCAGGGGTCGGGGGCTCCTGCAGGGCCTTCAGGAGCTCCCCACCCGCTTCGTACGCCCGCTGGTACGCCTCGTGGAGGCGCTTCTGCCTATCCGCTGACATGGGTGCCCCGCTGCGCGCGGACCTGGCGCGCGGCCTCCCTCCAAGCACCGGCCATGTCGCCGACGGTGGCCGAAACCTCACGAAAAGCCTCGATGTCCTTCTTCAGCAGGCCCTGGCTGAGCCGCCAGGTCCAGTAGTCGTACAGACGATCCAGGTTTCGCGCAATCTCACCCGCCTCAGGGTTCAGCGCGGTCCGCAATTCCGTGAAGATCTGCTGCGCCCTGCCCACGTACGCGCTCACTTCGCCGTACCTGCCTTGCTGAAGGGCGAGGGCCGCCTTGTCGATGAAGCGCTGGGCGCCCTCGTAGAGCAGGGCCACCTGATCCTCAGGGGCTGTGGTTTGCACTTGATACGCCTTGTACTGGTTCAACCCGCTCACCATGGTGATCCCCGCTTCCCTCCATCAGGACTGCGACTGGGAACGACCCAGGAGCATCAGGGCGAGGTAATTGCCCTGGCCTTGCAGCCTAGCCATCGCCTCTTCCATGCGGGCGAATTGGAGCCTCAACACTTTTTCCCGCTGCTCCAGCTGCACCTCGATGCGCTCGATCGTGTCTCTGATTCGGTCGATCTGCTGGCTCAGGCTTTTGTCCCGAACCTCAAGTGCCCCCGACTGACTGTCGAGAAGCGACTTGATGTAGTCATTCATCTGAACGGCAATGCCTTTTTGGCCGTCCTCGTTCAGTCCAAACAGCCGGGCTACGCCTTCCGGGTCCCGCTGGAGCACTTCCCTCAGCTTCTCCTCGTCGACGACGATCTTGCCGAAGTCGGCCGTACCGTAGGCCCCGGTGGACACCCCGATCTGGCTGAGCATCTTCATCGACGCCGGCATGCCGGCGACTTCCGTAGAGAAGAACTGCCGCATGCGGGACTGGATCGAACGCACCAGGCTCTCGCCGGTCAGGGCCGCCCCGGTCTTCTTTTCCACATCGTAGGCGCTCAGTTTCTTCAGCAGGTCCTGCAGCGAGTTGACCGCGTTCACCCAGTCCTTGACGACCTGCACGATCTTGTCGATGTCGCTGGACACGGTCATGGAGACGACATCGTCCCCACTGGGCTTCTTCACGGTAATCTTGATGCCCGGCAGGATGTTGTCAAAGGTGTTTGTTGAACTCTTGTAAGGTTCACCGTTCAAAATGATTTCTGCATCCTGCGCCTCTGAAAGCACCAGTTGATTCGCACCGGTCAGGCCGAGAATGTCCTCCAGCAGGTTGCCGTAGGTCTGCCCCTGTGGCGGCTGCCCGGGAACCTCATTTTCAAGCCGAATCACGTTCGCCGACCCGGACTTGGCTGCGGTGAGTACCAACCGGAACTTGCCTTCGCTCACCATCACGACATGGGCCAGCACGCCGCTGTCGGCGGCGTTGATCTTCGCCGCGAGGGAGCTCAGGGTATCGGTCTCCTCCACGGTGATGGTCTTCAGCGCATTCGGATCCGTCCCGATGTCGAACGTGCCGGCCCAGCCCAGCTGCTCGTCGGCCGCCTTGTAGGCCGCCTCCGACTGGGTGGTGATCACATGGCTCTGCGCCAGCTTCACGACCTGCAGGGTGTAGCTGGTCTGGGCGGCACCCGCGTCGGCCGTGACGGTCGCTACCGAATTGTCACTCAGCTCCACCTTGCGGGAGCGGAAGAGCGTCGGGAAGCGCAGTTGGTCCAGCTTGGACTGGATGTTGGTGAGCGCCGAACGGACGTCCCGCCAGGCCTTCTGCTTGGCCTCGAGCTGTTCCTGCTTCTCCTCCTGCCGGTAGATCCGGACCCGTTCCAGCTCCAACAGGGCCGAGATCAGCGTCTCGGTGTCGGCGCCGGAGATGAGCCCGCCGAGTCGCATGCTCACGGGACCACCCCCTAGACCTTCTCGTCAATCAGCAGGCCGAGGGACCGCTCCATCGCCAGCAGCGCCTCCAGCAGCCGCTCCGGCGGGAACTCCCGCAGCACCTCGTCCGTGGTCACGTCCACCACCTTGATGACAATGCGGTTGCCTTCCACCACTTTGAACTGCACGGCCTTGTTGAACAACTCGGCCGCGGAGTTCATCTTCTCGGCCAGTTCCTCCGCCTGTTCCTTTGACAGCGGTTGGCTCTGCTTCCGCTGCTCCTCCTGCGTTTGGAGCTTCCCCAAGTCAGCCGTCTCACGCGGCGTCACGGTCCGGTCGGGGACCGGAGTCGGGCCGCTGACGGGTGCCGTCACCTTCATCCCTCATGCCTCCCTTGGAAGCCAACTATCGGAACATGTAGTCCATCAGCGACTTCGGCAGAGCCATGCTGAACGCCGTCAGGGCCACCTGGAAGGCCTGCTGCGCCTGGGTCATCTCCATCACAGCTTCTGCAATGTCGCCGCCGCTAATCTTACCCAGCCGCTCTTCGACCGTAATCAGGCCGTCACGGGAATACCCTTCGAACTGCTCCACCTGCTGGTAGGCCAGCCCGACCTCCGACCGTCGGGCCAGCAACTCGTCGGCGGCAGCCTGCACCTTGTCCAGGTGCTTTGTGACATCCTCAACGGTGCCGGTGCGGATGGCGTTTGCCACCTCGGTCAGGGTAGCGATGATTTCATAGGGCAGTTCATCGCCATGGATGTTGATCGCCACCTTGTACCCCGGCGCGATCTCCCGTTCGATCTTGTGCTTGCTGCCCTTGTACTCCACACCGCCCGAGCCGTCATCCTCAAAGGGCTGTGTGTCCGCGGCCCACCCCGCGAACACGTAGCGCCCGCGGTGCTGTGTGTTCATCTCCCTCTTGATCGCATCCCGCAGCCCTTCGATCTGCAGCGCTAGGTTCTCCCTGGCCGTGGACTCCTGATTGGCCGGTGATCCGAACTGGATCATCGTCTCATAGACCGCCTGAAGGTCTTCTGACATGGCCGTCAGGCTGGTCTCCGCGATCGAAAGCCACTCCTTCGCGTCGGTGGCGGCCCGTTGCGCCCGCTCCAGCTTCACCTTCATGCCGGTCAGGTCGATCGCCTCGATTACCCGCTGCGGGTCGTCGGAGGGACGCTCGAGGGCGCGGCCGTAAACCCTCTTCTGCGCCCTGGCGTACTGCGCGCGGAGGCCCTCCAGCTCCCGGATGGCCGTGTTGACGAGCATCCAGTTCGTTACACGCATGCGATCACCCCTAGGACACCGCGTTGATCAGGGTCTGCAGCATCTCGTCCAGTACCGTCAGCACCCGGGCCACGGCGGCGAAGGCCTTCTGCTCCGCCGTCATCAGCGCGATCTCCTCATCGATGGAGACCCCCCACTTGGACGAGCGCTGCTCCTGGGCCACCTGAATATGGGCTTCGGCAATCTCGTTGTCGTGAATTGCGGCCTTCCCCCGGGAGCCGATCAGGCCCACAAGGTTCCGATACCACGTTGTCGGCGAACTGGACTTGTCGACGACGACGGGCTGGGACGTCTTGTAGTCCTCGCCGCTGCCGTCCAGCGCGACCAGCGTCTGATCATAGCGGCGGTGGTGCAGGACCTCCGGCGGGATCTTTACCCAGATTTCTTCACCCGTTTCGGGATCAACCGTTTTTTCCTCGGTCAGCGTGATGGTGATCGAGCCGTCGACATTCTGGTACCACGTGCCTCGCTGCTCGACAGTCACGTAGTTGCCCGTTTCACTGTCGAGGTAGGTATGGACGAACTTGACCGACAGGTCCTTCCCCAGGGTCAGCGTCTTCTCGATCGCTGGACCATCGGGGTCCGTCCACGTGTATTCGCCAGCATACTGCGGCCACATGCCGTACGACAGCTGGTAGATCCGGTCGGCAATGGTGCCGTCCATCTGAAGGGCCTGCTCGTCCCCCGCCGCTGCGATCTTCCGCGGCGTCAGGTCCGGGTGCACGTAGACGCCGCCCGGCACATCGTCCTGGATGAGGAAGAAATCGCCGCCCTCATGGCCGTCCAGATCGTAACCTTGCCGGTGCCAGTAGTTGACTTCCCGCGCCACGTTCTTCGCCAGCTTGTCCACTTCGGCGATAACATGCTGCAGATCCCCGTCCCGCATCTCCAGCAGGGCCGACAGCACGCCGTGGCCGGAGTACGCGGGCAGATTGAACCCCTGCCATTTGACGGTGGGACCATTTTCGCCCTCGACGACCTCCAGCAGATTGATGGCCGTGCCGTCCACCGCCGGGACCGAGCCGATCATCACCCGGACCGTGCCGTCCTCCAGGTACGTGACCCGGGCCCCGGTCAGCCGGGCCAGCTCGTCCAGCACGCGGTCCCGCTGGTCCATCAGGTCCGCGGCCATCTCCGAGGACCCCACCATGGTGGCGATGCGGCTGTTCAGGTTGCGCAGGTTCTCCAGGTGGGCGTTGATCTCCGTCACCGCGCCCTGGATCTTCTCGTTGATCTGGCTCTTGATCAGGGTGAGCTGGGACATCGCCTCGTGGATGTGCTGGACGAAACGCCGCCCGGCTTCGATGGCCTCGATGCGCAGCACCTCGTCCGCCGGGTCCTCAGACACCGCCTTGAAGGCGTCGAAGAACCGGTCGATGGCCTGGGCCAGGCCGCCCTCGATCGGGTCGCCGAAGATGTCCTCCACCCGGGCCATGAGGTCGGCCCGAATCGAGGCGTAGCCGGCGCTGGACTGCGCCCGGCGGTACTGGAAGTCGATAAACAGGTCACGCATCCGCACCACTTCGGGAAGCCGCCCGAAGGGGTCCACCCGGTTCTCCAGGGTGCGGCGGGTGTAGTTCGGATCGTTGGCGTTGGCGATGTTCTCCAGATGCAGATGCATCGCCCACTGGGAGGACTGCAGGGCACGCGTGGCCGTGTAGAAACCTGAGCTGATTCCACGGATCACCGCCGCTTCCCCCTTACGTCTTCTTGTTCAGCATGCGCCCGCCGGCGCGCTTCGTCACGGTTGACGGATAGCCCACGCTATTCAGCTCCGGCCCGCCGAGCAGGAGCCGCATCAGGAAGTCCACCCGCTGGCTCTCGGCCTCCAGAAGGCTCTGGAGCTTCACCTTCTCCCGTTCGAGTTCCTCGTAGATTGCCCGCATCTTCTCAGGGCTTCCGTCGATCTCGGCCTCCTGCAGGGCTTTGAGCAGAGCCTCCTGCTGCCTGGATCCTTCCAGCAGGCCCTGGTGGTCCCGCTGAATCACCCGCTGCACCTGAAGGCGGGTGAGTTCGATCATCTCGCGGAGGAGGGCAGACGCGCTCATCCGTCGATCACCCCCAGCCGGAGCAGCCGTTCGGCCAGCTGGTGGGGATCGACCCGGTACTCGCCGCGGGCGATCTGCTCCTTCAGCCGGGCGATGACCTCCGCCCGCACCGGCGGCAGAACGGCGAGCGCCGGCTTCAGCTCGCTCACCTGCACGGAGCGGTCGGAGATGGAGAGCTGATCGGGCGGCTGGACGCCCGGCGATCCGGCGCTGCGCCGCACCTCACGCCCGGAGCGCGAAAAGCCGGGGCGCTGCACGCCGGGCAGCCCCGAGAGATCTCGCCGGTCAATCTTCATGTGCGTCCCAACCCCCTCGATCTGATACTTCTTACATGGCTCAAAACGCCTCGAAGATTAACCCAGTTCGCGGCGAATCAGCATGGCTTTGCACGAACTAGGGCCCATTTTCGCCGCAATGCACCCAATATTAACGTGGAGCCTTCTTGCCCCTGAGGTTGAGCAGCAGCAGCACCTCGCCCCGGGGCACGCCAAGAGCCTCGGCGATCTCCACAGGGCTCTTGCCCTCGTCGGCCAGGCGCCACACCGCCTGGCGCAGGTCGCCGTAGCGATCGGCCGGGGCCTGGGGGCGTGCCGGCTCCGCGGGCGAAGGCTCCGCGGGAGGGGCCTCTGCCGGCTGCGACGGTTGCCCGGGGCTTGCGAATTGTCCCGAGTCTGCAGCCTGCCGGGAACCCCCCGCCTGCTGGGAGCCCGCCGCCGGACCGGATGGCACGGCTGTGCTCCCGGCCCCGGCGCGGGACCGCCGGCCTCGCTTCGGCTTCTGCTGGGCGGCTTCGACCTCCGGCGCTCGCTCCGGTTGCGGCTGAGGCGCTTCCTGGTCCCCGGCGTCCGGCGGCGCAGGGGCCGGAGGACGCCCGTCCGGCGGCGCGTCCGCCTGCGGCTGCGTCCCGGACTTGGCCCGGGACCGCGCCTTCGCCTGCACCTCGGCGACCGCCCGGATCTCCAACTGGGCGGCCAGGTCGTTGAGCCGCGCCATCCGCTGGTCGATCTCATCCAGCAGGGCCTCGGCGCTCATGATCACCTCGGCCGTCAGCCGCTCCAGCCGGGTGATCTCCGCCAGCATCCGCTGCTGCCTGACCGTCACCTGGTAAACGGCGTAGGCCAGCGCGCCGACCGCTGCCAGGGCCAGGACGAGATAGAGAAAGGTCTCCATGGGCTACCCCCTCAGGCGCATTTCACGTTTCATCCACGCAGCGCAGGGCAGCGCACCCGTGCGCACCGCCGTTATGCCCCAGACTCTCGCCACGAGGCCTCCATCCGCCGAACGGAGGGCACGCTCCGGCACGGGCCGACCCGGCACGCCTTCAACTCCCGGGCACAGGGCTTCGCCGCGGCTCACCACTCACGGCCGCCCTCCCCGCACACAGCCGCTCACAGCCGCTCTCACCACTCACAACTCACAGCCCACATCTCGCCGCCTCGGCTCCCGGCCCAGGTCGGCCGACACCCCACGGCTCACGACACCAGATCCCGCTTCATCCGCGACAGCTTCCCCCTGAGCCGCAGGATCGCCTTGCTGTGCACCTGCGAGATCCGGGCCTGCGAGAGTCCCAGGATCTCGCTGACCTCCTTCGCGATCAGCCCCTCCTGGTAGATCAGCGCGATCACCAGCTGCTCCTGCTCCGTGAGGGACGCGATCGCCCGGGCCAGCACCTCCCGCCGCTCCGCCCGCTGGCTCTCCAGCTCCGGGTCCACCGCCTCCTCGTCGGCCACCCGGTCCGCCAGGGCCGTGGTCTCGCCGTCATCGAAGGCCAGGGCCTCGTCCAGCGAGAGCACCGCGAGCGTCCCGGCCTCCTGCAGCCGCCTCTCCGCCTCCTCCACCGAGATCCCCATCTGCTCGGCGAGTTCCGCGGCGGAGGGCTCGCGGCCCAGGACGGCCATCAACTCGTCCCGCACCCTCTCCAGCTGCCGCACCCGCCGGCGCAGGGCCGGAGCCCACTGCATCGCCCGCAGCCCCTCCAGGCAGGCGCCGCGGATCCAAGGAATCGCGAACGTCTCGAACCTGACCCCCCGGTCGGGGTCGTAGCGGGCAATCGCCTCCAGCAGCCCGAAGCACCCGTGCCCCTCCACATCGCCCTGGTCCACGTGGTCCGGCATGCCCACCATCAGCCGGCCCGCGACGTAGCGGACCAGCCACAGATAGTGCTGGACCAGGGCGTCTCGTGCAGCCGTGTCGTGAGACTGCCGCCAGCGCTGCCACAGCTCCAGGTGCTGCACGGTCACGGATATCCCTCCTCTAGAGGCTGCTGCTCCGCCGGCCGAAAAGGCTTGCCAGCCGGCCGAAGAACGAACCCGGTGCAGACGGCGCCGGCACCTGCGCACCCACCAGCCGTGAGGCCATGGCCTCCACCGCCCGGGCGGCGGGCGACGCCGGGTAGCCCAGCACGTACGGCACCCTGCGCCGCACCGACTGCCACACGTGGGGGTCCCGGGGAACGGTGCCCAGGTGCACCACCTCGACGCCCAGGAAGTTGCGCGCCGTGGTGACGATGCGCTCGGCTGCGCGCTGCGCATCCTCCGGCCGCTCCGCCTGGTTGACCACGAGCCGGATGCGCGCCCCGGGATCCCGGGCGACCAGGGCCTTGATCATCGTGTAGGCGTCGGCCATGGCCGTGGGCTCGGGCGTGGTGACCACCAGCACCTGATCCGCCGCGAGGGCGAACTCCAGCACCGCATCGCCGACCCCGGCCCCGGTGTCCAGGATCAGGTACTCCGCCTCGCCCTCCAGCCGCTCCAGGGAGCGCAGGATCGGGCGCAGCTGGGCCGCCGTCAGGCTGCCCAGCTCCACCAGGCCCGAGCCCCCCGCGATCAGCTTCAGGCCCGTGTCCGTCCGGTGGATCACCTGCA
The nucleotide sequence above comes from Symbiobacterium thermophilum IAM 14863. Encoded proteins:
- a CDS encoding FliA/WhiG family RNA polymerase sigma factor; translation: MTVQHLELWQRWRQSHDTAARDALVQHYLWLVRYVAGRLMVGMPDHVDQGDVEGHGCFGLLEAIARYDPDRGVRFETFAIPWIRGACLEGLRAMQWAPALRRRVRQLERVRDELMAVLGREPSAAELAEQMGISVEEAERRLQEAGTLAVLSLDEALAFDDGETTALADRVADEEAVDPELESQRAERREVLARAIASLTEQEQLVIALIYQEGLIAKEVSEILGLSQARISQVHSKAILRLRGKLSRMKRDLVS
- a CDS encoding flagellar protein FlaG; translation: MKVTAPVSGPTPVPDRTVTPRETADLGKLQTQEEQRKQSQPLSKEQAEELAEKMNSAAELFNKAVQFKVVEGNRIVIKVVDVTTDEVLREFPPERLLEALLAMERSLGLLIDEKV
- the fliS gene encoding flagellar export chaperone FliS gives rise to the protein MVSGLNQYKAYQVQTTAPEDQVALLYEGAQRFIDKAALALQQGRYGEVSAYVGRAQQIFTELRTALNPEAGEIARNLDRLYDYWTWRLSQGLLKKDIEAFREVSATVGDMAGAWREAARQVRAQRGTHVSG
- a CDS encoding MinD/ParA family protein; amino-acid sequence: MFDQASRLRELAAAYRNQAAGRAPRRFEAIAVTSGKGGVGKTNLAVNLAQVLVKDGHEVLLMDVDLGLANANILLGTVPPYHLGHFLRGEVDILQVIHRTDTGLKLIAGGSGLVELGSLTAAQLRPILRSLERLEGEAEYLILDTGAGVGDAVLEFALAADQVLVVTTPEPTAMADAYTMIKALVARDPGARIRLVVNQAERPEDAQRAAERIVTTARNFLGVEVVHLGTVPRDPHVWQSVRRRVPYVLGYPASPAARAVEAMASRLVGAQVPAPSAPGSFFGRLASLFGRRSSSL
- a CDS encoding flagellin, whose product is MRVTNWMLVNTAIRELEGLRAQYARAQKRVYGRALERPSDDPQRVIEAIDLTGMKVKLERAQRAATDAKEWLSIAETSLTAMSEDLQAVYETMIQFGSPANQESTARENLALQIEGLRDAIKREMNTQHRGRYVFAGWAADTQPFEDDGSGGVEYKGSKHKIEREIAPGYKVAINIHGDELPYEIIATLTEVANAIRTGTVEDVTKHLDKVQAAADELLARRSEVGLAYQQVEQFEGYSRDGLITVEERLGKISGGDIAEAVMEMTQAQQAFQVALTAFSMALPKSLMDYMFR
- a CDS encoding flagellin; the protein is MRINTNLAALNAWRALTINHGAMTKSLEKLSSGYRVNRAADDAAGLAVSEKMRAQIRGLNMAVRNAQDGVSLIQTAEGGAQKIQDMLQRMRELAVQAASDTLDDPDRQLLNKEFAQLIEEIERTANSTTFNEKELLNADAASATFDIHVGPGADPDNDVITLQMADLTDTGLKISELTISTKSDATTAISTLDNAIDTVSSTRATFGAYQNRLEGAIETLKIQAENLTAAESRIRDADMALEMATFTKYQILQQASTAMLAQANMSTQSILSLLR
- the fliD gene encoding flagellar filament capping protein FliD → MRLGGLISGADTETLISALLELERVRIYRQEEKQEQLEAKQKAWRDVRSALTNIQSKLDQLRFPTLFRSRKVELSDNSVATVTADAGAAQTSYTLQVVKLAQSHVITTQSEAAYKAADEQLGWAGTFDIGTDPNALKTITVEETDTLSSLAAKINAADSGVLAHVVMVSEGKFRLVLTAAKSGSANVIRLENEVPGQPPQGQTYGNLLEDILGLTGANQLVLSEAQDAEIILNGEPYKSSTNTFDNILPGIKITVKKPSGDDVVSMTVSSDIDKIVQVVKDWVNAVNSLQDLLKKLSAYDVEKKTGAALTGESLVRSIQSRMRQFFSTEVAGMPASMKMLSQIGVSTGAYGTADFGKIVVDEEKLREVLQRDPEGVARLFGLNEDGQKGIAVQMNDYIKSLLDSQSGALEVRDKSLSQQIDRIRDTIERIEVQLEQREKVLRLQFARMEEAMARLQGQGNYLALMLLGRSQSQS
- the flgM gene encoding flagellar biosynthesis anti-sigma factor FlgM; the encoded protein is MKIDRRDLSGLPGVQRPGFSRSGREVRRSAGSPGVQPPDQLSISDRSVQVSELKPALAVLPPVRAEVIARLKEQIARGEYRVDPHQLAERLLRLGVIDG
- the flgK gene encoding flagellar hook-associated protein FlgK, yielding MIRGISSGFYTATRALQSSQWAMHLHLENIANANDPNYTRRTLENRVDPFGRLPEVVRMRDLFIDFQYRRAQSSAGYASIRADLMARVEDIFGDPIEGGLAQAIDRFFDAFKAVSEDPADEVLRIEAIEAGRRFVQHIHEAMSQLTLIKSQINEKIQGAVTEINAHLENLRNLNSRIATMVGSSEMAADLMDQRDRVLDELARLTGARVTYLEDGTVRVMIGSVPAVDGTAINLLEVVEGENGPTVKWQGFNLPAYSGHGVLSALLEMRDGDLQHVIAEVDKLAKNVAREVNYWHRQGYDLDGHEGGDFFLIQDDVPGGVYVHPDLTPRKIAAAGDEQALQMDGTIADRIYQLSYGMWPQYAGEYTWTDPDGPAIEKTLTLGKDLSVKFVHTYLDSETGNYVTVEQRGTWYQNVDGSITITLTEEKTVDPETGEEIWVKIPPEVLHHRRYDQTLVALDGSGEDYKTSQPVVVDKSSSPTTWYRNLVGLIGSRGKAAIHDNEIAEAHIQVAQEQRSSKWGVSIDEEIALMTAEQKAFAAVARVLTVLDEMLQTLINAVS